One window of Epinephelus fuscoguttatus linkage group LG9, E.fuscoguttatus.final_Chr_v1 genomic DNA carries:
- the LOC125894531 gene encoding E3 ubiquitin-protein ligase TRIM21-like, translated as MAAAAAACSLMAEENFLCSICLDVFNKPASIPCGHNFCLDCITEHWDNNATVFQCPICNENFPSRPKLRVNTFVAEIVAKFKATVQDKSRSAPEEEGNGEVLCDTCTGAKLPAVKSCLVCFSSYCDAHLERHQRIPAMMKHKLIHPADNLESRMCKTHDEPFESFCSVDQMLLCESCERREHKSHKTVSLDEEAQLRKTQLGMEKKRTDEMIQVRQQKIHDIELSVEASRKNAATVQWYNAHVMTAVVDYIRRSQAELTEVIEMKQKKIERETKGFVEELEGEIVQIKQKRVQLNQVSLSNDAFTFLDSFLSLTITPPQVKDWSNVTFNSDEFTVKEALATLETTVRKEIRSLCDPDLKEMQQHAVDVTLDPDTANPQLSVSPDGKQVTHEDRKRNPPNTPERFENVLNVLAKEGFSCGKFYYEVQVKDKTSWDLGVANQSINRKGDIRLSPMNGYWTIWLRKGNELTANAGPAVNLYVREMPQKIGVFVDYEAGQVSFYDVDTRACIFSFTGCTFTEKVFPFFSPCANDGGKNSAPLIVTPVKRNS; from the coding sequence atggctgctgctgctgctgcttgtagTCTAATGGCTGAGGAGAATTTTCTGTGTTCCATCTGTCTGGATGTGTTCAATAAACCGGCTTCGATTCCCTGTGGGCACAACTTCTGTCTGGACTGCATCACAGAACACTGGGACAATAACGCCACTGTATTTCAGTGTCCAATATGTAACGAGAATTTCCCCAGTAGGCCTAAGCTTCGGGTTAACACTTTCGTTGCTGAGATCGTTGCAAAGTTCAAGGCAACTGTTCAAGACAAATCTCGCAGTGCCCCTGAGGAAGAAGGAAATGGAGAGGTGCTCTGTGACACGTGCACAGGGGCCAAGCTCCCAGCCGTCAAGTCCTGCTTAGTGTGTTTCTCCTCTTACTGTGATGCACACCTGGAGCGTCATCAGAGAATTCCGGCCATGATGAAACACAAGCTCATCCACCCGGCTGACAACCTGGAGAGCAGGATGTGCAAGACGCATGACGAGCCttttgagtcattttgcagTGTGGATCAAATGCTTCTATGCGAGTCCTGTGAAAGACGTGAACATAAAAGCCATAAGACGGTGAGTTTGGATGAGGAGGCTCAATTGAGGAAGACCCAGCTGGGAATGGAGAAGAAACGCACAGATGAGATGATCCAGGTGCGTCAGCAGAAAATTCATGACATTGAACTCTCAGTGGAGGCCAGCAGAAAGAATGCAGCAACGGTGCAGTGGTACAACGCACACGTGATGACTGCTGTGGTGGACTACATCAGAAGAAGCCAAGCTGAGCTCACAGAGGTGATTGagatgaagcaaaaaaaaattgagagagagacaaaaggcTTTGTTGAAGAACTGGAGGGAGAAATTgtgcaaataaaacagaaaagagtGCAGCTTAATCAGGTGTCACTCAGCAACGATGCCTTCACGTTCCTCGACAGTTTCCTGTCTCTTACAATCACTCCGCCCCAGGTTAAGGACTGGTCTAATGTGACCTTTAACAGTGACGAGTTCACTGTGAAGGAAGCTTTGGCCACGCTGGAGACAACAGTGCGGAAAGAAATAAGGTCGCTGTGTGATCCTGACTTGAAAGAAATGCAGCAACATGCAGTGGATGTGACTCTGGATCCTGACACAGCAAACCCTCAGCTCAGTGTTTCTCCGGATGGGAAACAAGTCACGCACGAGGACAGGAAGAGGAATCccccaaacacacctgagaGGTTTGAAAATGTCCTTAACGTCCTCGCGAAGGAGGGTTTCTCCTGTGGAAAGTTCTACTATGAGGTCCAGGTTAAAGACAAAACAAGCTGGGATTTGGGAGTCGCAAACCAGTCCATCAACAGAAAGGGAGATATAAGACTGAGCCCCATGAATGGATACTGGACTATCTGGCTGAGAAAAGGAAATGAGCTTACAGCCAATGCCGGCCCTGCTGTTAACCTCTATGTGCGGGAGATGCCTCAAAAGATCGGGGTGTTTGTTGATTATGAGGCGGGTCAAGTGTCCTTCTATGACGTGGACACCAGGGCTTGCATCTTCTCCTTCACTGGATGCACCTTCACCGAGAAGGTCTTTCCGTTCTTCAGCCCCTGTGCCAACGACGGCGGCAAAAATTCAGCCCCCTTGATCGTCACTCCTGTCAAACGCAACAGCTGa